AGAGGACATGATAGACTTGTGATCATTCCCACAGAGCAACCATTCAGGAAATGATAGACACAGGCAATGATCAACTGCTAAGATCATTCAAGGAAATACTGATGGCAGCTGAGAACAGCAGCATGCACGCTTGGGAATCTAAGagaagaggatcaggagttccaggGATATATGGTGTGACTGACTCAATACAGACAAATCAAATGGGAAACTTTTTAATGGGTTCATACGGCTGACAGCATAGGGATCCACTGTCtgattttatgatattttatcacatttataTGACAGCTTGTTtatatcactgaaaaaaaaaagctatcataTATACATGTCAAAAATCAAAATCTAGggctggcaagaaggctcagcaggtaaaaacactTGCCTAGTAATTTTGACGGCCTGAATTCTATCCCTGGAACAGACATAAAAAATAGATGTGGTGCTTccagtctgtaattccagcccaaGCACTCCTATGGCAAGATGGAAGTGAAGAGAGTCAGCCAGAAGTTTGCACAGGAAGCTGTCCAGTGGCAGAAAAGACAAGCAAGAGATCCTCCCTTAAAAACAGGGCGGAAAGAGACAAGTCCCTCCTAAAACGTTATCCTCCGACTTCCACTCTCACCCTATGACATGCATGCACCTCTTCACTCCccagtgcgcgcgcgcgcgcgcgcgcacacacacacacacacacagaaacagagagacagagagacagagacagagacagacagacagagacagagagaaaaagagcccactatataaataaataacatctttttaaaatcaaaatcttgGTCCGGTATAAGGGCTCTTgtataaagacctgagtttgggtctcagcacccacattaaacaaacaaacaaacaaacaaagctgggcacagtggcatgcGCCCCtaatcccagcaatggaggatCACAGGGAAAACCAAGATGGTCTTTGGAGCTTGCTGGCATCTCAGTCTTGCCAAATAAACTCAGACGCACTAAATTCAAGTaagagccctgtctcaaaagagcctGGCAGACACCCAATGCCCTCCCATGGCCTCTGTAAGCATGGGCAAAAGCGTACATCCCGCACACTCtgtatacacacaaaatgaaagcatcaaggttttttaaatgtgaaaagtcCATCTTAATGGCCTCCACCTATAATTCGAGCtgtcagaagcagaggcaagaaaattACTGTAGGTCTGAGAACAGCATGAGCtacaaatgagttccaggtcagcctggtcttcagagaaaCATCCTCActaaaaaagacaaaacatctGGAAAATGCCTCAGAGGTAAAGTTGCTTGGCACATAAACCTGAGATTCTGAGTTTAGTCCCCAGAACCTACACGGTAAAGAGAGAGAACCAAGTTCtccatgttgtcctctgatctccacacccACACTATGGCACACACCCCTGTACCCCTgtaccaaaaaaccccaaactttgTAAACCTGCTTTTAAAAGGTGTCTGCACTGAACATCtacagttttctcttttgtccCCAAACAAATACAGTACAACAACTATTTACATAGCTGTTGGCTTACCATTTACAtagcatttatattatattaagaaTTACAAGTAATCCAGAGATCGTCTAAGTGTACAGGAAGAAAAGTTTAAGTGATGTGCAATCACTACACCATTTCCCATATAAGGAATATGAGCATCCATGGATGTTGGTAACTATGGGGAGTCTGGACCCAAAGACCAAGGACACCAAGAATAAATCTTAAGACCCTGacttgagaaaaatataaacataaataaataaatgactaaaacaaacaaacaaacaaacaaataaataaatagataaatactggggactggggagatggctcagtggttaagagcactggctgcgtTCCCactggtcctgagttcaattcccagcagccacatggtggctcacaaccatctgtaatgagatctgattccctcttctggtatgcatgaaAACAGAACACTCacatagataaacaaacaaatcttttaaaaataccagGTAAATTAATGTCAAAATCTAAATACCAGATATTTTATAATGTGGATAAATATATTTAGGTTTGATGGTGGTATaaggttatattttaaaaagtaaatttcttCTCCTGGAACACATatcaaaatgtttacattttgtgCTTCAAAATAATCTAAAAGAGACAAATGGAAAGTATTTGAGAATACTGATAAAACAAGAAGTATTAATTCACTAAACACGTGCCAAACACACACATTGTGTATGAATCAGTACTGGATGCTCTACAAAGTTAGATAATGCATAGCTGCTACCTCCACGGGCTAATGTGGGAAGCACCCACAGACAATGAAATATGCTGTACCAGGTGCCTTACAAGAGATGCACGGTGGAGATACCCACATACAGGGGACAGGGACTCTTAATCAGACTAAGGAGCTGGGTATGGTGTTCTATAGACCTGGTGTTTGAATGGAATAAAGAGCCCTGGCAGTAGCAGGGGGTGGCTTGCAAATGAAAGACACTCTAGAAagagagggcaggcaggcagaaatgAGAGTGCATGGGAGTGTCACATGGGTTCAGTacaaatagaaagaagaaagcagaggggcATAGGGCAGATGATAAGCCTGGGCTCCTTGTTAGGAAGAGCCTAAAAGGAAATGGTAAAGAATTTAACTTTGATTCCAAAGGATGCTGAGCAGGACTGGCAAGATGCCTCGGTGGATAAAGGGGCTTTGGCTGCTCACCCTAGCAACCAGAGCTTGATCCCTGAaactggtggaaggagagaattaactctagcaagttgtcctctgatctccacatgtgtgccctggcctgtgtgtgcatgcacacacaaacaagcacacacaaacacaaatccatgcataatttttttcaaagacttcgACGGGACCAGGCAACTCCTGCAGATCTTTCAGCAGGGGAATGGCATTGCCTTCAGTTTGCAGACAGCTGGGGCTCCTGAGCAGAGAATgccctgaaagaaagaaaggctgagaCTATCAAGGTTGGAGCAGATACCATTGTGGTAGTCCAGACTACAGAGAACTCGAGTGCTGACGGTGTAGGAGTGAGCAGATTCAAGATAGTTCTAGGAGTTTGCTTCTAAGAGCTGTAACTCCTTAAGTTTATCTTCTGAAACTAAAGATTAAAGGTAACAAGTTTAGGTAAAAAATACCTAAAGAAGGGTAAGAGTTTTCGAATAATTACTACCAAGAGGCCAATGCCATGGCTCACTGGAAGAGTGCTTGCCACTaggactgacaacctgagtttgatgcctgagactcttgtcctctgagctccccaagttcaccacagcacacatgtatatgtgaacatgcacatgcCATGCAcctaaatatgaatgaatgaatgaatgaatgaatgaatgaatgatgtagaggtaggtggctcagaggttaagagcactggctactcttgcagacaACCTggcttcaattcctagcaaccacatggtggctcccagccacctctaactcctgttccaggggatccgattccctcttctgacctccacggggaGCAGGCCCAAGCATGTAgaacagacacatatgcaggcaaaacattcgtacaataaaaaaatgaagaaacagttttaaaataataaacaaatagataaataaatgtaataaagtaCAAAAAATCCCTCAGGAAAAAATCAGACAAGGCAGTGATGGGGAGGCGGGATGGAGGTTCTAGAAAGTGAGCCTGCAAAAACAGCTGTGGAGAGTTTTGGAACTTAGCACATAGCCCATTAGCATGCAAAATGTGGCGGCACCCCAGTGtcaaaagcaaaaaaatcatgaaaagggTGGGTGCTGGTAAGAataaaggggaaaagggggatcATTTGGAGTCTAGTTCAGTCCTCAGTAAGGCTTCGGCCTTTTGTTGTTCAGGTCTGGGAGCACAGACATCATTTCTAACAACAAACTGTGTCACCACTGTAGCCCCACTTCAGGTGCAGTGCCCGAAAGAAAGTGGGCATTCAGTAGTGGGCCCATAAAACAGACCAATTCAAAGTGtctggtgtgttgggggggtgtcAATCCCATgagaagtttggtttttttttctgtggtgTCGGGAATCAAACcaaggtcttcatgcttgctaaATAAGCATTATAGCACTGAGCAGTGCGTCCAGCTCAGTCTCTTGATGACGCACTGCCTTGCCTACAGCCCTCATGGTATTTCTTTGTTCTGCTGAAAGCATCAACCTTTCAAACATTTAGAACACCCACTGTACCACCGTGGTCTCCCAAGTACCTCTTTCCTAATTATTCCCTATTACTAAAGTCCTTGGACCCCTTGACATTTGCAACATAACAACAGCAATTCTGCCTCCCACTCTACCCCATCTCCGGAACAAAACCAGGGCAATGTTCTAGCCACATTAAAAGGTAAACTTTCAGTACAgagcccctccttccctccagcaATCACAGCAGGCACGCAGATTAAAATGTCAGGGACGCTGCAGTTAGAGAGTACAATGCCCCACGGTTATCTTCAACCAGCCCTTGTTCAATTTTACCTGAGCCACTTGACTGTGTTTCTCTGGGATGTTTTTCAGATGACTACATGGTACACAGACGACATTTCCATCTATGTGAACAAAAATGATTGTATTTATGATTTTCCTCCTAACCCAGCAGCTGAAGTTTCCTCCTTCAGAGGCAGATGTTAATACAAAGCAGCAGAAGGTacacagctatttttttttcagagaaaaccTAATTGTTTCCTGGTTTAGGCATTCGTCAGTgaaatctttctttttccccatgttttattggctattttatttattttcttttcaaagttattccccttcccagtttcccctccacaagcttcctataacccccccccctttccccctgactctatgagggcATCAACTAATTCTTAATGGAGCTGATCCTAAACACTCCCTTTCATGCCACGAGTGCGCCATGTGATGATATCTGCTTTCGTtcagattttaagaaggaaataaaatgtaatgggttttgtttttcctcctactgAATAACAGAACCCTAACATCATAAAGTTATTTAATTCAGCCCAGGAAGGGAAAAGCCAAATGTATTGCTACTCCGAATGAACTGTAGTTCAAAGTATATGGATATTAAGCAGTGTGGGTAATATAAAATGATGGGGCTTCGAGTAGATTTACTGAAAGTGGGCAGATAAAAAGCTCAGGAATGGACTCTGGGAATGGATGCAGGCAGTAAGGTTCAGAAAATGCTAGTGatttccctcacacacacaccccgctttCCCTTCCAGCTCTGCTAAGGCAGATTCAGCAACCACAGAGAACTCCAGTTTTTAGGGCTGTGACGGTGAGAAATTGTAAGTGACTCACTAACAATGAGGGCGCTGCTCCCAATATGGACAGGAGCAAAAATAATGATTACAATGACAATACGGAGACAGCAGCAGTGACAACAGGAGCGTTTACTCGAGGCCTTTGCTGGCTTAGCTGGTAAATTGCATTTAGAGGAAGAATAGGCAAGGGCAGTAATGTCTTTCCCAGTTATAATCATCAGAAATTAACCCAGATCAACCTTGTGTGCCTGAGCTGCGCTGAAGAAGCAGTCAGCCTTCTTTATGGTCACCGTGTGGTCTACTCCTGTTGACACTGCTACGtgtgcctcttcttccttctccattactgtttagcttttttttttcctttggtttagttttgtttagaACTGACCTTTCCAAGTACCTAGGTAATAGCCCACGGTCTTCGGATTGCCATCGGGGCTCCGGTTCACGGAAAAGGTGGACTTGTTCCGGTAGCCAGTGGTGGTAGGCTagaggggacagaggaaaggaaaggaggccaAGAGATCAGACAAGATCAAAGGGGACAACAAGAAAGGGAACGAACGGGGAGCAATGACGCTGACTTGGAAGGTATAGGACACGTGAAAGTCTTGGCTGGAATGATGCACATGGTCCCTAGCAGAAAGGGCTGCCAAACCCCCAAGAGCTCTGTCACGTAATGTGCTATCGCTCTTGACAGCACACTTCTGATCTATGCTGTTGCTTTGCTTTTGAATAGAATTTCCTTGCTAtttgaaaaagggaaagaaatctcCAGTCTTCCCATAAAGCAGGAACTAGCAAACCTGACCTGTCAAGAGCTGGAATCGATAAGCTGGGCAGGACATATGGCACCTGTCATAACTACTTGAGAGTGACACTATAGCCCCGAAAGCAGCCATAGACACAAACAGGTGAGCTCAGCCAGCTGTAATATAAAAAGATAGATTTGAACTAAAGGCCATGGTATGCCAACTTCTGCTGTGAATAAAATGCTGCTATTTGGACGCACCATTAGGAAGGCTTTTAAAGCCTGGAATCTGCCTATGGAGGTAATAGGGTCGTGGCTGATAAAGTAGGCTCTGTATCAGACAGTGCGGTGTATACGTAAACACTTTCTAGGTGTGTGCCCTAGGTAAACTGCTTAATCTAGGTATTCTCTGATAGCTCCATTTACAAAATGACAGGACCTATCCCTCAGGGCCATTGTAAATAGAAGAATGAGCAAATGATACATGATAATCACCTGACCTCAGCAAGTGCCCAGTGAATATTGCTGACCTCATTTCAAGGCCACAGAAGGTAAGAACGAGGGAGGCGGGGGCTTACGGAGGGTATAATGGGATGGAGGAGACAGCGGAGCCCCTCAGACTGGGGTGCAGCCACCGTGTCACTGACTCCATGGAGCACTTGTAGGTGAGACTCTAGGCTTTGTAAAAGTTTCTTCTGAGCTTCAAATTTCACCTGCAACAGAAAGAATACAAGCAGTTTCACTGTGAAGAATAGAAAAAGACGACAAAAGAGGTCTCTCGGAGATTCATGGGTTATGTGCTTAGCAGCTAACGGAAGCAAGAAATCCAGCACAGGCAAAGACTTAATAAGATGCTAAGGAAAGGTCAAGAGGGAGCTCTGCGTGAGCTCATCTTTTTATCTGACCTTTAAGATTAAACACTTAAAGTATATGTCAGCACTGCCCGGTAGATTGTCCTATAATGGAGATGCTCTGTCTGTGCTATACTCTTCACACACAGTAGCCACTAGTCACGTGTAGCTACAGCACTTGAAATGGCCCCAGTCAAAGGAAGGGCTCGTGGGAGAAATAGGGCTAGCCACACAACATTCTAGGATGTGTCAGTAATTCACCCAGGTAAACTGCTTTCAGAGACGCAAGTGGAAGGAGGAGCAGGGATCTACTACAGGGCTCTAATGGTCGCTCTTCAGAAAGTATCTGTACTCAGCCTTGTGCTCAGGCTCGCACCACACGGTCTGAATTCAACTTCCTTTAGAGCCATTATATATTGTGCTCCTGCCAGTCCAGTTCCCTGTAGCCTTtcctgcttctcagcccttctgttCTTATTTCTACTGGTCACAGCCCTCACCAGACCTCTCCAGAGTCCCAGGGAGTACCCACAGTATatggattttaaatgtttacttgtttttatgttcttgtgtctgagtgttttcCTGCAAGTATTTCTGGTGCCCATGCAGGTCAGAAGacggtgttagatcccctggaactgcagttacagatggttgtgtgctgccatgtgggtgctggagattaaactcaggtcctctaaaagaacagtGAATGTTCTTaagcagagtcatctctccagccccttgctctttgttttgtcctggctggcctggaactcattatgtagactggGCTCACCTCCAACTCAAGAGCCAACTATCTCTGcctgctgaatgctgggattaaaggtgtgtagcgcCACGGCAAGGTTTTATTATCATTCTTACAACTGAgagtatgtaagtgtgtgtgtgtgtgtgtgtgtgtgtgtgtatacatgtaggaACATACTGAGTGTAtgtaattgtgtgtatatgtgtgtatatatatatgtagaaacACTCTTGCACTTTCTGACACAAAATGTAATAAGAACAGTACCACTTTATGCATATCAAATGgctaaataataaaattagtgtatgaggctggagagttggctcatcagttaagaacacttattcCTACAGAGTACCCAGGTTCAATCATATGGgtatatgatggctcacaactgtctgtaacttcagtctcaggggatctgatgcctctgacctCTGGCAGAACTATACATGCATATGGTATACACAGAGACATGTAATAAAAAACaatcatacatacaaaataataaataagtctaacaactttgtgaaaagaaagaagaatatgaCAATAAGGCTAGAATTTTCCCCCAAAGACCTACGGGTGCCAAAAGGGGTGCCACTTAGGGAATAGTATGAGAAACTAAAAGTGCATTGGGTGCTTGCTATATTCAATCTCTAGCACTGAATGGGTGTGGTCCATAATATCCTCAGAGAACCGAGAATGCCAGAAGATGGCTGACATATATGCACGTATATTCTTATACAGCCCACTTCAACTGAGTCCTGTTTCCTTCTTTCACCTAGCACGCCTCATGAAATAAATTGCTCCTGCCAAACATGAAATCTACATTATGCTCAAATGGTTCCCTAATACATCAATCCACTGAAAcaaatttgttttcaaagcaaGCATTATGGCAAAATTGACTATACTTAAATTTAAACAGACACATGTGGCTGGTGGCTCCTGTGGTTGAGAAATTCAACCTCTCTGtcactcatacacacaagaaTGACAaggacaacaaagaaagaacatcagCACTTGGATATACAAGCCTGGAGTTCATAAGCTATAAGGAGCCTCAAGGTTAAACAGACACATTACAAACCAAAAGTAAAGGCCTATGGGGTAGGTTGGGAACATGATTTCCTTGACACAGTGCTTGTCTGGCCTGTAGGAAACCCTGGGTTTAAGCCCAGAGACTGCATAAAGTAAGTGTAATAGTCTACTACTATAATTCAGGAGGCTGGAAGATCaacaggttcaaggtcatccttagttaCTTAGTGAGTTGgaaccagcctgggatacatgaaaccttgcttcaaaaacaaacaaacaacaacaacaaagaaagaaagaaactatgtgGCAAGTGGACTGAAGTCTCTAATCAGGTTCTCCATGACTCTAGTGCCATTgtgctggaggagctgggggaaaTGATTCAAGCTAGACACCTACCTTGAGTTGTGCTTCATAACTCAGCCTCCAGAGTGGAGTCACAACATCAGCCAGCcttgaataaaataattcagataCACTGTGAATTATCTAAATACATACTGAGCACCTACTAAGCATAAATACCTCCTGTCCCCAAACTCTCTGAGGTTTTACTTAAAGATACAACCGACTCTCATTCCCCCCAGGAGTCTGGGAGAAGAGCCCATTTTGGTGATGTCTATCTAGTTTTTAAGAAAGCAGAACAGATGGGCAaattcaatataagaaaattccAGGTTTATCAGGCAGTAATTAGTCATATCACAAAAAGCTTTGCTTCTGAGTTCCTCTCAAAAGCTCACCtccttaatgcttttaaaatatactttgaccttaaaaatacatttgtcaCATACAATGAGGCATATTGTATTTGGCTGTAAAGGGACTATTCATCTCCAATCCATCTagctttgtctgtctgtttggttgttttgaggcagggtctctctatgtagccccggTTGGTCTATAACTCTAAatgtaaaccagtctggccttgaactcattcatctgcttctgtctcccaagcgccaccatgcctgaatagtattttgattttgattttcctagttttttaaaattgttctaatttatttttaatttactttggTTTTTTAGACACAGgacctcatgtagcccaagctagcctcaaacttggggAGGATAactccagatcttcctgcctccatctcctgactGTTGCAGTTAccagtgtgtaccaccacacccagctccacagACCTTCTTTAGTAGCAGGATGGTAGTTTAAGATCTCCTTTCCGACAAAGACTAACTCTAAGAAAAAGATATTTCCTACAGTCCTGAAGTAGTTCTATTCCTGTCCTGCACAAGGCATCAAGCCTGCCCTGATCACACCACTTCAGGCACTCACAGGAACCTTCACAATGCTGTATTAGTCAGATTAGCAAAACAGAATTTCGATGGACCCATAGATTCTGACCTGCGGAAGACAGAGAGCATCAGCTCGAGTCTTACCTCTCCTGCCAGGAGTCATCTCGTGCTCTACAATGCCTTTGTTTCCTCTGATATGTTTGTATGCTTGGATGCTTCTTACCTATCACGCTGGTGAAACCCCCTTTATATGCTCTGCCCAATAAGGACTGTGACAAATCTGGTGGCCTTGCAGTATCCCAGGGAAGCAGTCCTGGTTTGGAGAAGAAAGCCGCTCTGGAAAGGAATAATCTTGGGTTGTGCATTAGGACTCTTCTCTTGATGCCTGCCAATCAAAGACACACGCCATAATTCACCCATGAAAGGTGACTGTAGGGGCCCAACTCCTAAAGCCTTTAGTCATTTACAAACCCTATGGAACCGCAGCACCAGGCACAGTACTAGCACCATATATTCAGTAAAATATACCTCTTGAACACAGCTTAGGGCATGCAAGACAAAGCTTTAAGCTAGACTTGATTGTGTAGGCCTAAAAATTCCCATCAattcagaaggctaaggcagaaagatcatgagGCCAAGGCCCatccaggctacacagtgagttcaaggttagcctggctAACTTAATGAGATTCTGTCTTGAAATTacaaatagtagtagtagtagtagtagtagtagtagtagtagtagtagtaatagtaataataataagtgagctggggatgtagctcagttggcagaatgcttacctagtatgcacaaagccatggctttaattcccagcactcaggaagtaaaatcaggagtatcagaagttcaagttcatcctttgctatttttatattgcattttgagaccagcctaggctatatgagaccctgtttccaaaaaaaaaaaaaaaagagacatagaaaaaa
This window of the Mus pahari chromosome X, PAHARI_EIJ_v1.1, whole genome shotgun sequence genome carries:
- the Trmt2b gene encoding tRNA (uracil(54)-C(5))-methyltransferase homolog isoform X5 encodes the protein MALCILGIKRRVLMHNPRLFLSRAAFFSKPGLLPWDTARPPDLSQSLLGRAYKGGFTSVIGKKHPSIQTYQRKQRHCRARDDSWQERLADVVTPLWRLSYEAQLKPTTTGYRNKSTFSVNRSPDGNPKTVGYYLGTWKGQF
- the Trmt2b gene encoding tRNA (uracil(54)-C(5))-methyltransferase homolog isoform X6 codes for the protein MHNPRLFLSRAAFFSKPGLLPWDTARPPDLSQSLLGRAYKGGFTSVIGKKHPSIQTYQRKQRHCRARDDSWQERLADVVTPLWRLSYEAQLKPTTTGYRNKSTFSVNRSPDGNPKTVGYYLGTWKGQF